The sequence below is a genomic window from Macaca fascicularis isolate 582-1 chromosome 3, T2T-MFA8v1.1.
ACCTCAGACTGAAATGTTGGCTCCTCCCATGAAGAACCTGGGGCCAAAGGACCAGAGTCCAGGTCTGTGGCCACCAGGATGGGCCACTTGGAGAGAGGCACAAGGGTGGTACCAGGCAGGTGTGAGGGCTGGACCTTTGCAAGAGCAGCATCATTTTTGTTGAGAGCCTGCAGGTATCTTATAATTGGGTCCCTCTGACCAATCTTGTCTGGCGGGAGATGCCAGGCAGGCTCCCCAGGACTTCCTGCCAGTAGCCACTGTGTGCGTGGATTTGGGTGCTGGCCTCACCACAGTGTACTGGCTGTCTGTTCCTGCATAAATGACTTCTGTAAGCCTTTCTTCATCTGCAAGATGGGTGCTGCTGGCACCTCCTCCCCAGTGCTGTGGTGACCCGGCATAGTGTGTGAGGCTGCTATGTGAGGCACCTAATGCAAGGCCTGGCATATGGAGGAATTCAGCAAATGGCAGATGCCTTCACAGTTAGTTCCTGGCATTCTCTACATTGGTGGGTgtaggaaagaaagacagaggaggcaaaggttgtagctGTGGGACATTGAGGACAGCCTGGATTGCTCCACAGAGCCCTGAGGACATCTCCAGGGGTGTGCTCCGCAGGGGCAGTTGGATTGGAGGGTTGGAGGTCGGGGAGGGCGTGCACTCCCACCCATGCTCAGAGCCTCGGAACAGTGCCTGCTCAGCCAACATGGGTgtttgattctgtgtcttttgtcACAGACTTTACCAGCCCCATCCCTTTCTGACCTTGCCTGAGTTTAAAATTCACATGTGGGGTCTCATTAGGAGACATGGTTCTGAACTAAAGATCTGTATCTATTGGGAATGCTTTGGGCTGCAGGAAGCCAAACACCTGACTCATGGTGGCATAGGTGGTTTCTGTCTGCTTCCATAAGCCGCACATGGAGGGTGAATCTGGCATTAATTACTCTCTCCTCCCTACGTTCGCAGTATGCTAACAGCTTTAACCTCTGGCCTTGTTTCTTCATCGTTGCAGGGTAGCTATCACAGCGCTGGTTATCACATCCTTACACAGCTGTGTCTACAAATTTAGGGGGACACTGAAGCTCCTCCCCCTGCTAAAATCAGGCTTTTATTCACTTgtcattggccagaactgggtGACATGCCCAACTCTAGACCAATCATCAGTAAGAGGAGTATAGTATTGCTGTGCCTACCTTAGACTAATCATGGCGCAATGTGCTCCCCACACCAACAAAATCTGAGTTCTAAAaactgaggaagaagaggaaaatcgCCATGTTGCCTCCTGTCTGGGATTCAGATCATCTCCAACCCCCTGAGCTTATGCGTAAGACTGTGGGCAAAAGTGTGTGAGTTTTTGTGGAATGGGTCCACAGTTTTATCAGAgcatccttcctttttctttttgattcaagATGAAAATATCCTTATGATTATTTTTCTCACCACTGCCCAGAGATAACCAGCACATTAACATGGCCTTTTCTCCATGAATAGCACTAGGGTGCCCAGGGGACAGACACATATCTGTCCACACACCAGCTTGCTGGGTATGCAGAGGCAGAGTCACATCTGCATTCAGAGCCTGTCCTCACACTGCCGTGTGGAGAGCGAGCAGCCACACCATGGGCCGTCCATGCTCACGGGAGTGGTAGTATCGGATCTGAGCTTCGTGTGCCCAGGCGTCTCTCACGTCAGTGCATAGGGACTCTTTTCCTTCTGTGGCCCAGTGTGCCCATGCCACAGATGGCTTCAGTCAGCAGACACCTCCTTCTAGACACTCACGCTCACTCCTGGCTGGCCCTTAGCACATCTGTGCAGACTGGCCCATTTATTTTCTGGTGTAAATCCCAGAAGTAGGAGGACTGGGTCTCTCTGATAGCAATGCCAGCTGCCTGGCGCCCTCCAGACAGGCGGCTCAAACCCCACCTCGCCAGCTCTCCCTGTTAGTCCCTCCTTTCCCTGGCTCTGACCTGAGGGACGAAGCAGGGTGCTACAGGACGCTGTGCCACAGGGATATCGTCATGGACAGAAGCCACTCTGCCCTCTGCTGCTCACCCCTCCAACACGCCCCGGGCTGCATTTGTTGAGTGGCTGGTCCCAGACTCTGCTCTTCTGACTTGCCAGCTGGTTTTACCTGTAGTAAAGTTTGAGATGATGGGTCATCCTGAACCCGGGGTCAGAGGACAGAAGGAGGCCAGCAGCATGTGGGGGAGATGGCCCGTGAGGCCCTCGGCGTGTGGGTGCCTGGTGACAGCCCCACCCTGAGtccccagccctgctgctccCATCCCCCTCCTTGTGCAGGTAGAGCAGATCCTGGCGGAGTTCCAGCTGCAGGAGGAGGACCTGAAGAAGGTGATGAGACGGATGCAGAAGGAGATGGACCGTGGCCTGAGGTTGGAGACCCATGAAGAGGCCAGTGTGAAGATGCTGCCCACCTACGTGCGCTCCACCCCAGAAGGCTCAGGTACCACATGGGAACCGGCTCCTCATCCAGAAGCAGCTGTGGGCTCAGCACTAGCTGGGAAAAGAACCCCAGGCACTCCCAGACTCACAGCCAGTCCGAGACAGAATCTCCTGGGGAGCAATGAAGTCCCCAAATTGTGAGGCCAGTTCTCACCCTTGGCTCCTCTGGTCCGGCCCTGGGGCACTCGGACTCACCCTGGAGCTGGCAAACCTCAGgaaaactgactttttaaatCTCACtcctggccaagtgcagtggctcacccctgtaatttcaatactttggaggctgaggcgggcggatcacaaggtcaggagtttgagaccagcctgcccaacatggtgaaatcccgtctctactaaacatacaaaaattatacaggcatggtggtgcatgcctgtagtcccagctactcaggaggctgaggcatgagaattgcttgaacccgggaggccgaggttgcagtgagccaaaatcatgccactgcactccagcctgggtgactgagactccatctcaaaaaaaaaaaaaaaaaaaaaaaaagctgggcacagtggctcacgcctgtaatcccagcactttgggaggccgaggggggcagatcacaaggtcaggagatcgagaccatcctggctaacacggtgaaatcccatctctactaaaaatacggaaaaaaattagccaggtatggtggcaggcacctgtagtcccagctactcgggaggctgaggcaggagaatgacgtgaacctgggaggcggagcttgcagtgagccgagatcacgccactgccctccagcctgggcgacagagcgagactccgtctcaaaaaaaaaaaaaaaacctcactgcTCCCCATGGGCACTTAGGGAACGCCCAGCCCAGCTCTGCACTGGCCATTGCACTAGGTCCTCAGTTGGTCCCTGGGCTCTTGGTGACTCTGTCTAAGGCAGGAGTTTCCCATTGACTTTTCCCCAGCTGACCTTTGACCCCTCCACAGTTGACGCTGGTGTCCCCAGGTGTCTGGTGGCCCCTTGTCCAGCTCCCTTGGTCCCTTTGtgccttccctcctcctctctgtaATATCCAGGCTAGTCACCCGGGGCCCACCCAGCCCAAGGCCAGCCTGTGGGTGCCCCTGAGGCTGACATACTTCTCTCTGTGCCTGTAGAAGTCGGGGACTTCCTCTCCCTGGACCTGGGTGGCACCAACTTCAGGGTGATGCTGGTGAAGGTGGGAGAAGGTGAGGAGGGGCAGTGGAGCGTGAAGACCAAACACCAGATGTACTCCATCCCCGAGGACGCCATGACCGGCACTGCTGAGATGGTGAGCAGCAcaggggccagggcagggggCCAAGGCCACGCAGGATCTCAGGGCCCAGCTAGTCCTGACAGGAGGTCCCACCCATCCACCAGGGGTGGGGAGAGCGGGGGCTGGAGGACCACCCAGCCTCAGAGGCAGCTGGAGGCCTGGGTGAACAGGACTGGCCAACATGTCCCCAAGTCCCACAGTCACCATCTGACCAGCATTGAGAGGGGAACGGGCTGAGGAGGGGTTAGTGGCAAGAGGAGCCCCAGCCAGTCACACTTTGTCCAGTTTACCAGAGGAAAAGCCAATGTGTAAGAACAGAAATGTGACCCAGCAGCCAGTGCACTCCCCACCTCTCCAAGGGCCACCCCTCGCCCTCCACCAGCATGCACAGAAAGTGGGGTGACAGCAATCACAATGTCTACCCAGGCAGCAAGGACCCCTGACCATGGGGAGGACTGGGGTTCAGGGGACCCAGAAGCAGAATGAGGCCTAGGGGGAGCTGGGCAAGGCCAGAGCCCCAGCTGCAGCCAAGCACGTGGCCAAGGCCAGCTCCTGGAGAGGCAGGGCTCCGAGGCAGGAGGCTGCCCGTGGTTGCCCGTCCTCACACCCCTGCGGCTTGCTAGCCTGTCTATGGGCTGGGTGTGAATCAAGGCACTGGGGATGATGTGGGGACTTCCCTGGCCCCAGCAGCCAGTGAGGAGCCTGGTCAGTCAGCAGAGCATTCAGCAGTACCCAATTCCGTGGAGAGGCCCGTGTGAGGGGAGTCAGGGCTGGCCTTCAGCAAGGATGGGTGGTCAGGACACCTGGAAGTAGGAAAGGAGACTCCAGGTGCTGCAGACAGAAATCAAGGATGCGCCTCCATCTGGAGCCTCAGGAACAGCCGGCCAGGCCTGAGACTGGACTTTACAAGGTTCAGCTGGGAGGGCTAGGCTGACAGAGCACAGCTGGGCTGGGGACCAGCCTGCCCTGTGTTGCCCTGTCCCAGGGGCCACTGTCAGCAGGTCTCTAGCATGGGGGAGGCTTAGGGCCTGAGCCCAACGAGCAGCagtggaagaggagagggaaacTGCGGACAGGCCTGGCATTCAGTGGCCAGGAGGTGCAGTGTTCCCTGAGGAATAGCTTGGCATGAGGCCCTGGGGAGGGCTGCAGGCCGGCGCACCCCCCCATGCCAGATGGTCACCGTGGCGTGCATCTTCCAGCTCTTCGACTACATCTCCGAGTGCATCTCCGACTTCCTGGACAAGCATCAGATGAAGCACAAGAAGCTGCCCCTGGGCTTCACCTTCTCCTTTCCTGTGAGGCATGAAGACATCGATAAGGTGGGCCAGGTGGAGGGACAGAAGGCAGATGAGGGGAAGCATAGGCGCCCCAGAGGAACTCTGCCTTCAAATGCAGCCCCCATACCCTGTGCTCAGAAGGGAGATCTGGATTCAAATTGTGGCCATGTCACCTGCCACCTCTAATGCTGTGGAAAAGAAGCATCACATTAGCTAATTCTGGCTCTGCACCCTGTGAGGCACCAGCTGTGATCACCCCACTACAGTGGAAAGAGCAGCTGGTAGTGGAGTGGGGCTCAAACTCAGGCAGCCAGGCTCCGGGTCACCTGCAGGCCACGGTCATGTCACAATGCCTCTAGCTGAGTCAGAAATGTGAAGGAACTGAGATTCTACCCTCCCTGCAAGCTAGCAAGGTGGCCTGCCAGTTACatctgtgcatgcacacacacacagagtcatctATGCACGCACATAAAACATGAGACCTTTGGGTCAGGGAGAAAGCCAGTTCCTCACtcacagcagaagcagcagccagAGCAACATCTCATGTGGTTTTCCAAGCCCCAGTCCctacagagacacagagagggacAGGTGGCACCTGTGCATGCAGTGGGGTGCCTTGCAGGAAGGAAATCCTGATTTTACACCGAGCTGCTTCCTGCAGGCCCTGCCTTGACTCTGGGATGACGTCTCAGAGCTGTGCAGTACAACATTCTTAAATTGGCTGGGACTCAGCCCTGCAGAAATATGAGATATTCAAGGAGAATCATTCCCAACACCTCTCAAAGCTATGGGGCTGctctgtttcctcagctgtaaagtAGGGTGCATACGCTTGTGGCCCTAGGCAGGAGGTAGTGACAGGCCCTAGCACCCTGCCTCTAACATATGTCAAGCAGCCATGaggcctccctctccccacaggGCATCCTTCTCAACTGGACCAAGGGCTTCAAGGCCTCAGGAGCAGAAGGGAACAATGTCGTGGGGCTTCTGCGAGATGCCATCAAACGGAGAGGGGTGAGGGGGCACCTGTGACTGCCAGGGGGGCTGCCCTGGGCCACCCACCCCAGCACTGCCTGCCTTTCTCCTTGGCTCCCAGCATTGCAGCCTCTGTGCTTCTTGGCAGGACTTCGAAATGGATGTGGTGGCAATGGTGAATGACACGGTGGCCACGATGATCTCCTGCTACTACGAAGACCATCAGTGCGAGGTCGGCATGATTGTGGGTAAGGACTCCTTGCACCCCTGCCCCTTCCAGACTGCGGAGTCACCCTGGATACAACAGGCTTTACAGGGCCCTGTGGGGTGAGGACCAAAGTACTTAACAACCGGTGACGTCAGAGCCGAGCCTGGCGCTGGAGCCTGGGTGGTCTTGGGGTATCAAAATGGAAGCACTGTGTACAGTAGGAAGCATTTCAACGCCGTGATGCCACATGTATGCCAGCTGCACATCCACCTCGCCCATCAGGATTATAATTAAAACACTTTATTTGGTAAATTGACCAACTGGACAGATTTGTCCAAGTGGAAGAGGATAAGCAAAAGTGGTGCCATTCCTACCCGAATGGTCTTTCCACcggcctgcccctgcccctgcccccacccaaaGTGAAGGCAGGTACCAGGAAAGGGAGCAGCAGCCCACCCCTCCCAGCAGAGGGGTCTTCCACACCAACTCAGACCTTTCTCAGAAGTTCCAGAGGTCATGATAACGAGCCTTCACTGAGGAGCAATCCAATCAGATCAGGTATCTGCTGTGCACATGGGCGTGTGGTTCTATAATTCTCTTCCATTCTCACCTTTCAGAAGGAACATTGTCTTTAAATCCAGCATCTAAATGTGAGCCCCAGCCATCCCTGCTGTGATCCCCCTAGCCCTTTCCACCCTCTGCTCTGGAGCTGCCTGGGGCTCCCCAAGACACTTCCATATGAATTCCCACCAAGCCAAGCTGCAGCTACTCGGCCCAGGCATAACCCCTCCTGGGGCAGAGGTGGCAAGGAGTGACCCACGGCTCACATCTGCCCCATGTACACTCTTGACTCTGCTCAGTGTTTAAAAACATGCTTATAACAATTACCAAGATCTGAAAATTAGGAGAATTCACATCAAAGTCTGGATTTCTGTTTGTTCATAAAAAACTAGAAGgcggccaggcaaggtggctcacgccggtaatcccaacactttgggaggctgaagtaggcgggtcacttgaggtcaggagttgaagaccaaaattagctgggtgtgatggcacatgcctgtgatcccaggtactcaggagactgaggcaggagaattgcttgaaccctggaggcagaggttgcagtgagccaagatcacgccactgcactccagcctgggcaatggagtgagtgagactccggctccaaataaataaataaataaataaataaaaactggaaggcTAGGCATCAATGAGCCCTGATTCCTATGTGGCAGCTCGACTGACCAACATTTGAGTTGCTGTCCCTGACAGCTTTAGGAGTGTGCAGCCCACAGTCATGCTAGCTTGAGGCTCTGCTGTCACCAGTGTGAAACTATTAATAACTTGT
It includes:
- the GCK gene encoding hexokinase-4 isoform X16, whose translation is MKACFLVHTWHLLAVSSHGGKGKVEQILAEFQLQEEDLKKVMRRMQKEMDRGLRLETHEEASVKMLPTYVRSTPEGSEVGDFLSLDLGGTNFRVMLVKVGEGEEGQWSVKTKHQMYSIPEDAMTGTAEMLFDYISECISDFLDKHQMKHKKLPLGFTFSFPVRHEDIDKGILLNWTKGFKASGAEGNNVVGLLRDAIKRRGDFEMDVVAMVNDTVATMISCYYEDHQCEVGMIVGTGCNACYMEEMQNVELVEGDEGRMCVNTEWGAFGDSGELDEFLLEYDRLVDESSANPGQQLDTGDRKQIYNILSTLGLRPSATDCDIVRRACESVSTRAAHMCSAGLAGVINRMRESRSEDVMRITVGVDGSVYKLHPRFGGRVDFVQDAR
- the GCK gene encoding hexokinase-4 isoform X13; protein product: MLDDRARMEAAKKEKVEQILAEFQLQEEDLKKVMRRMQKEMDRGLRLETHEEASVKMLPTYVRSTPEGSEVGDFLSLDLGGTNFRVMLVKVGEGEEGQWSVKTKHQMYSIPEDAMTGTAEMLFDYISECISDFLDKHQMKHKKLPLGFTFSFPVRHEDIDKGILLNWTKGFKASGAEGNNVVGLLRDAIKRRGDFEMDVVAMVNDTVATMISCYYEDHQCEVGMIVGTGCNACYMEEMQNVELVEGDEGRMCVNTEWGAFGDSGELDEFLLEYDRLVDESSANPGQQLDTGDRKQIYNILSTLGLRPSATDCDIVRRACESVSTRAAHMCSAGLAGVINRMRESRSEDVMRITVGVDGSVYKLHPSFKERFHASVRRLTPSCEITFIESEEGSGRGAALVSAVACKKACMLGQ
- the GCK gene encoding hexokinase-4 isoform X18; the encoded protein is MRRMQKEMDRGLRLETHEEASVKMLPTYVRSTPEGSEVGDFLSLDLGGTNFRVMLVKVGEGEEGQWSVKTKHQMYSIPEDAMTGTAEMLFDYISECISDFLDKHQMKHKKLPLGFTFSFPVRHEDIDKGILLNWTKGFKASGAEGNNVVGLLRDAIKRRGDFEMDVVAMVNDTVATMISCYYEDHQCEVGMIVGTGCNACYMEEMQNVELVEGDEGRMCVNTEWGAFGDSGELDEFLLEYDRLVDESSANPGQQLDTGDRKQIYNILSTLGLRPSATDCDIVRRACESVSTRAAHMCSAGLAGVINRMRESRSEDVMRITVGVDGSVYKLHPSFKERFHASVRRLTPSCEITFIESEEGSGRGAALVSAVACKKACMLGQ
- the GCK gene encoding hexokinase-4 isoform X12, with protein sequence MAMDATRSQAQTALTLVEQILAEFQLQEEDLKKVMRRMQKEMDRGLRLETHEEASVKMLPTYVRSTPEGSEVGDFLSLDLGGTNFRVMLVKVGEGEEGQWSVKTKHQMYSIPEDAMTGTAEMLFDYISECISDFLDKHQMKHKKLPLGFTFSFPVRHEDIDKGILLNWTKGFKASGAEGNNVVGLLRDAIKRRGDFEMDVVAMVNDTVATMISCYYEDHQCEVGMIVGTGCNACYMEEMQNVELVEGDEGRMCVNTEWGAFGDSGELDEFLLEYDRLVDESSANPGQQLDTGDRKQIYNILSTLGLRPSATDCDIVRRACESVSTRAAHMCSAGLAGVINRMRESRSEDVMRITVGVDGSVYKLHPSFKERFHASVRRLTPSCEITFIESEEGSGRGAALVSAVACKKACMLGQ
- the GCK gene encoding hexokinase-4 isoform X17, producing the protein MAMDATRSQAQTALTLVEQILAEFQLQEEDLKKVMRRMQKEMDRGLRLETHEEASVKMLPTYVRSTPEGSEVGDFLSLDLGGTNFRVMLVKVGEGEEGQWSVKTKHQMYSIPEDAMTGTAEMLFDYISECISDFLDKHQMKHKKLPLGFTFSFPVRHEDIDKGILLNWTKGFKASGAEGNNVVGLLRDAIKRRGDFEMDVVAMVNDTVATMISCYYEDHQCEVGMIVGTGCNACYMEEMQNVELVEGDEGRMCVNTEWGAFGDSGELDEFLLEYDRLVDESSANPGQQLDTGDRKQIYNILSTLGLRPSATDCDIVRRACESVSTRAAHMCSAGLAGVINRMRESRSEDVMRITVGVDGSVYKLHPRFGGRVDFVQDAR
- the GCK gene encoding hexokinase-4 isoform X11: MKACFLVHTWHLLAVSSHGGKGKVEQILAEFQLQEEDLKKVMRRMQKEMDRGLRLETHEEASVKMLPTYVRSTPEGSEVGDFLSLDLGGTNFRVMLVKVGEGEEGQWSVKTKHQMYSIPEDAMTGTAEMLFDYISECISDFLDKHQMKHKKLPLGFTFSFPVRHEDIDKGILLNWTKGFKASGAEGNNVVGLLRDAIKRRGDFEMDVVAMVNDTVATMISCYYEDHQCEVGMIVGTGCNACYMEEMQNVELVEGDEGRMCVNTEWGAFGDSGELDEFLLEYDRLVDESSANPGQQLDTGDRKQIYNILSTLGLRPSATDCDIVRRACESVSTRAAHMCSAGLAGVINRMRESRSEDVMRITVGVDGSVYKLHPSFKERFHASVRRLTPSCEITFIESEEGSGRGAALVSAVACKKACMLGQ